The following are encoded together in the Mustela nigripes isolate SB6536 chromosome 11, MUSNIG.SB6536, whole genome shotgun sequence genome:
- the CCP110 gene encoding centriolar coiled-coil protein of 110 kDa isoform X1, giving the protein MEEYEKFCENSLARIQEASLSTESFLPVQSESISLIRFHGVAVLSPLLNIEKRKEMQQEKQKALDVETRKHAIRKKALLTRVQEILENVQVRKAPNPSDFDPWETETVYSDSEVRNLNVPSTFPNILPSPTEHSTLGKLEKTTGILPLNHEDQFKANGTDSARDSEFNSLKHCDSSDVVTPVEKEASAKIPSAAPQETLLSDGLFPSSEELDPTLLEEVTPDPYIMSLQNLMKKSKEYIEREQSRRCLRTSAKRSVHESHSDKENEAVKVTDCGKEKAWPARPCASVIPDKPSLNKSNVLLQGASTQASSTNESVFGSFSKVDIPVRTGHRTVLDPESDFKVIPTFVPENNIIKSLTGSYAKLPSPEPSLSPKMHRRHSRPSSACHILINNPINACELSPKGKEQTVDLVVQDTDEKTNIPETVPKLPVDLVGVCPSKVYVTKNTSEAIQEVVVGKSNQVCQSSGNQLGNKVIPGLAVVEGQLTSDGRGPPKMDSTCPTMPRLHEPYATSQCIVSQNLGSVSALKSASVLEKNTCNLQMELNKSYDVKNPSPLLMQNQNARQQMDTPTVACGNELFLDNSFEKVKRRLDLDIDSLQKENCPYVLATGIAEQERQHLPEKRYPKGSVYMNKNKMLESSFKEGEEILKSKMLAFEEMRKRLEEQHAQQLSLLIAEQEREQERLQKEIEEQEKMLKEKKVIAAEASESGSNNAADLEWRKINESGLLETMLSQVDSLRPSNSNSSGFTSSALQHSFASTNEAPFYLWGSSTSGLTKLSVTRPFGRAKPKWSQVFSPELQTKFNKITAVAKGFLTRRLMQTDKLKQLRQTVKDTMEFIRSFQSEAPLKRGVVSAQDASLQERVLAQLRAALYGVHDIFFVMDAAERMSILHHDREVRKEKMLRQMDKVKSPRVALSAATQKSLDRRKYMKAAEMGMPNKKFLVKQNPSETSRVLQPNQGQNAPVHRLLSRQGTPKTSVKGVVQNRQKSSQSRVPNRAPVSGVYAGKIQRKRPNVATI; this is encoded by the exons ATGGAGGAGTATGAGAAGTTCTGTGAGAATAGTCTTGCCAGAATCCAAGAGGCATCACTATCCACAGAGAGCTTTCTGCCTGTCCAGTCTGAAAGCATCTCACTTATTCGCTTCCATGGAGTGGCTGTGCTTTCTCCACTG CTTAAcattgagaaaagaaaggaaatgcaacaagaaaagcagaaagcaCTTGATGTAGAAACCAGAAAGCATGCTATTAGGAAGAAAGCTCTATTGACTCGGGTCCAAGAGATTCTTGAAAATGTTCAG gtTAGAAAAGCACCTAATCCCAGTGATTTTGATCCATGGGAGACTGAAACAGTTTATTCTGATTCAGAAGTCAGAAACTTGAATGTCCCTTccacatttccaaatatcttgCCAAGCCCTACTGAACACTCTACTTTAGGAAAGCTTGAAAAGACAACTGGAATTTTGCCATTGAATCATGAGGACCAATTTAAAGCTAATGGGACAGATTCAGCTAGGGACTCAGAATTTAATTCTCTGAAGCACTGTGATAGTTCAGATGTTGTTACCCCCGTGGAAAAGGAAGCTTCCGCAAAGATCCCCTCAGCAGCCCCTCAGGAAACTCTTCTGTCCGATGGTCTCTTCCCATCCAGTGAAGAACTGGACCCAACACTTTTGGAGGAAGTTACTCCAGATCCCTACATAATGAGTCTTCAGAACCTGATGAAAAAGTCAAAGGAGTATATAGAAAGAGAGCAATCTAGACGCTGTCTGAGAACTAGTGCGAAGAGGAGTGTCCACGAGAGTCACTCAGATAAGGAAAACGAAGCTGTGAAAGTGACCGACTGTGGGAAGGAGAAGGCGTGGCCTGCCAGACCCTGTGCTTCAGTGATTCCGGACAAACCAAGCCTTAATAAATCAAATGTTCTTCTCCAAGGTGCTTCCACTCAAGCAAGCAGCACGAATGAGTCCGTGTTCGGTAGCTTTTCTAAAGTGGACATACCCGTACGAACTGGCCATCGCACTGTTTTAGACCCCGAATCTGATTTTAAAGTCATTCCCACTTTTGTTCCCGAGAATAACATTATCAAAAGTCTTACTGGTTCATATGCCAAATTACCTAGTCCAGAACCAAGCCTGAGTCCTAAAATGCATCGAAGGCATTCGAGGCCATCATCAGCATGTCATATTCTTATAAATAACCCGATAAATGCCTGTGAGTTAAGTCCTAAAGGAAAAGAGCAGACAGTAGACTTAGTTGTTCAAGATActgatgaaaaaacaaacataccTGAAACTGTGCCAAAGTTACCAGTTGATTTAGTAGGAGTTTGTCCAAGCAAGGTTTATGTCACCAAAAATACATCTGAAGCCATACAGGAAGTGGTTGTAGGTAAATCAAATCAGGTATGCCAGTCTTCAGGAAATCAGTTAGGAAACAAGGTCATTCCTGGACTTGCCGTCGTGGAAGGTCAGTTAACGTCCGATGGGAGAGGACCACCCAAGATGGACAGTACGTGTCCTACAATGCCAAGATTGCATGAGCCATATGCCACCAGTCAGTGTATAGTGAGTCAAAACTTGGGAAGCGTGAGTGCCCTCAAGTCAGCCAGTGTGCTGGAGAAAAACACCTGTAATTTACAAATGGAACTGAATAAGTCTTATGATGTAAAAAACCCATCTCCTTTATTGATGCAAAACCAGAATGCCAGACAGCAGATGGACACCCCTACAGTGGCCTGTGGCAATGAACTGTTTTTGGATAACAGTTTTGAGAAAGTTAAACGGAGACTTGATTTAGATATTGATAGTTTGCAAAAAGAAAACTGCCCTTATGTCTTAGCGACAGGAATAGCTGAACAGGAAAGGCAGCATTTGCCAGAAAAAAGATACCCCAAGGGATCTGTCTATATGAAcaagaataaaatgttagaaagtaGTTTCAAAG AAGGCGAGGAGATATTAAAAAGCAAGATGTTAGCTTTTGAAGAAATGCGGAAGAGGCTAGAAGAACAGCATGCCCAGCAGTTATCGCTACTCATAGCTGAGCAGGAAAGGGAACAGGAAAGATTGCAGAAG GAAATAgaagaacaggagaaaatgttaaaagagaagaAGGTGATTGCAGCTGAAGCGTCTGAATCGGGCAGCAACAATGCGGCGGACttagaatggagaaaaataaatgagtctgGTTTGCTGGAAACGATGCTGTCTCAGGTGGACTCACTCCGTCCTTCAAACTCAAATAGCTctg GTTTCACAAGTTCTGCCCTGCAGCACAGCTTTGCTTCTACAAACGAAGCACCCTTCTACCTCTGGGGCTCATCAACTAGTGGCTTGACCAAGCTCTCAGTAACAAGGCCTTTTGGAAGGGCCAAACCTAAATGGTCTCAG gttttcagTCCGGAAttacaaacaaaatttaataagATAACTGCAGTGGCAAAAGGATTTCTTACTCGAAGGCTTATGCAGACAGATAAGCTGAAACAACTTCGCCAAACTGTAAAA GACACTATGGAATTCATAAGGAGTTTTCAGTCAGAAGCGCCATTGAAGAGAGGAGTTGTTTCGGCACAAGATGCTTCTCTTCAGGAAAGAGTGTTAGCTCAG TTGCGAGCCGCCCTCTATGGTGTTCATGACATATTCTTTGTAATGGATGCCGCTGAAAGAATGTCTATTCTCCATCACGATCGAGAAGTTCGCAAAGAGAAGATGCTCAGGCAAATG GACAAAGTGAAAAGTCCACGAGTGGCCCTGTCGGCTGCAACACAGAAGTCTCTCGATAGGAGGAAGTACATGAA AGCTGCTGAAATGGGAATGCCAAATAAGAAATTTCTGGTTAAGCAGAATCCTTCCGAAACAAG CAGAGTCCTTCAGCCAAACCAAGGACAGAATGCACCCGTTCACAGGCTCCTCAGTAGACAAGG AACCCCTAAGACATCAGTGAAGGGGGTTGTGCAAAATAGACAGAAGTCTTCACAGAGCAGAGTGCCTAACAGAGCGCCTGTTTCAG GAGTATATGcaggaaaaatccaaagaaagcGGCCAAATGTTGCGACAATTTAA
- the CCP110 gene encoding centriolar coiled-coil protein of 110 kDa isoform X3 — protein sequence MEEYEKFCENSLARIQEASLSTESFLPVQSESISLIRFHGVAVLSPLLNIEKRKEMQQEKQKALDVETRKHAIRKKALLTRVQEILENVQVRKAPNPSDFDPWETETVYSDSEVRNLNVPSTFPNILPSPTEHSTLGKLEKTTGILPLNHEDQFKANGTDSARDSEFNSLKHCDSSDVVTPVEKEASAKIPSAAPQETLLSDGLFPSSEELDPTLLEEVTPDPYIMSLQNLMKKSKEYIEREQSRRCLRTSAKRSVHESHSDKENEAVKVTDCGKEKAWPARPCASVIPDKPSLNKSNVLLQGASTQASSTNESVFGSFSKVDIPVRTGHRTVLDPESDFKVIPTFVPENNIIKSLTGSYAKLPSPEPSLSPKMHRRHSRPSSACHILINNPINACELSPKGKEQTVDLVVQDTDEKTNIPETVPKLPVDLVGVCPSKVYVTKNTSEAIQEVVVGKSNQVCQSSGNQLGNKVIPGLAVVEGQLTSDGRGPPKMDSTCPTMPRLHEPYATSQCIVSQNLGSVSALKSASVLEKNTCNLQMELNKSYDVKNPSPLLMQNQNARQQMDTPTVACGNELFLDNSFEKVKRRLDLDIDSLQKENCPYVLATGIAEQERQHLPEKRYPKGSVYMNKNKMLESSFKGEEILKSKMLAFEEMRKRLEEQHAQQLSLLIAEQEREQERLQKEIEEQEKMLKEKKVIAAEASESGSNNAADLEWRKINESGLLETMLSQVDSLRPSNSNSSGFTSSALQHSFASTNEAPFYLWGSSTSGLTKLSVTRPFGRAKPKWSQVFSPELQTKFNKITAVAKGFLTRRLMQTDKLKQLRQTVKDTMEFIRSFQSEAPLKRGVVSAQDASLQERVLAQLRAALYGVHDIFFVMDAAERMSILHHDREVRKEKMLRQMDKVKSPRVALSAATQKSLDRRKYMKAAEMGMPNKKFLVKQNPSETSRVLQPNQGQNAPVHRLLSRQGTPKTSVKGVVQNRQKSSQSRVPNRAPVSGVYAGKIQRKRPNVATI from the exons ATGGAGGAGTATGAGAAGTTCTGTGAGAATAGTCTTGCCAGAATCCAAGAGGCATCACTATCCACAGAGAGCTTTCTGCCTGTCCAGTCTGAAAGCATCTCACTTATTCGCTTCCATGGAGTGGCTGTGCTTTCTCCACTG CTTAAcattgagaaaagaaaggaaatgcaacaagaaaagcagaaagcaCTTGATGTAGAAACCAGAAAGCATGCTATTAGGAAGAAAGCTCTATTGACTCGGGTCCAAGAGATTCTTGAAAATGTTCAG gtTAGAAAAGCACCTAATCCCAGTGATTTTGATCCATGGGAGACTGAAACAGTTTATTCTGATTCAGAAGTCAGAAACTTGAATGTCCCTTccacatttccaaatatcttgCCAAGCCCTACTGAACACTCTACTTTAGGAAAGCTTGAAAAGACAACTGGAATTTTGCCATTGAATCATGAGGACCAATTTAAAGCTAATGGGACAGATTCAGCTAGGGACTCAGAATTTAATTCTCTGAAGCACTGTGATAGTTCAGATGTTGTTACCCCCGTGGAAAAGGAAGCTTCCGCAAAGATCCCCTCAGCAGCCCCTCAGGAAACTCTTCTGTCCGATGGTCTCTTCCCATCCAGTGAAGAACTGGACCCAACACTTTTGGAGGAAGTTACTCCAGATCCCTACATAATGAGTCTTCAGAACCTGATGAAAAAGTCAAAGGAGTATATAGAAAGAGAGCAATCTAGACGCTGTCTGAGAACTAGTGCGAAGAGGAGTGTCCACGAGAGTCACTCAGATAAGGAAAACGAAGCTGTGAAAGTGACCGACTGTGGGAAGGAGAAGGCGTGGCCTGCCAGACCCTGTGCTTCAGTGATTCCGGACAAACCAAGCCTTAATAAATCAAATGTTCTTCTCCAAGGTGCTTCCACTCAAGCAAGCAGCACGAATGAGTCCGTGTTCGGTAGCTTTTCTAAAGTGGACATACCCGTACGAACTGGCCATCGCACTGTTTTAGACCCCGAATCTGATTTTAAAGTCATTCCCACTTTTGTTCCCGAGAATAACATTATCAAAAGTCTTACTGGTTCATATGCCAAATTACCTAGTCCAGAACCAAGCCTGAGTCCTAAAATGCATCGAAGGCATTCGAGGCCATCATCAGCATGTCATATTCTTATAAATAACCCGATAAATGCCTGTGAGTTAAGTCCTAAAGGAAAAGAGCAGACAGTAGACTTAGTTGTTCAAGATActgatgaaaaaacaaacataccTGAAACTGTGCCAAAGTTACCAGTTGATTTAGTAGGAGTTTGTCCAAGCAAGGTTTATGTCACCAAAAATACATCTGAAGCCATACAGGAAGTGGTTGTAGGTAAATCAAATCAGGTATGCCAGTCTTCAGGAAATCAGTTAGGAAACAAGGTCATTCCTGGACTTGCCGTCGTGGAAGGTCAGTTAACGTCCGATGGGAGAGGACCACCCAAGATGGACAGTACGTGTCCTACAATGCCAAGATTGCATGAGCCATATGCCACCAGTCAGTGTATAGTGAGTCAAAACTTGGGAAGCGTGAGTGCCCTCAAGTCAGCCAGTGTGCTGGAGAAAAACACCTGTAATTTACAAATGGAACTGAATAAGTCTTATGATGTAAAAAACCCATCTCCTTTATTGATGCAAAACCAGAATGCCAGACAGCAGATGGACACCCCTACAGTGGCCTGTGGCAATGAACTGTTTTTGGATAACAGTTTTGAGAAAGTTAAACGGAGACTTGATTTAGATATTGATAGTTTGCAAAAAGAAAACTGCCCTTATGTCTTAGCGACAGGAATAGCTGAACAGGAAAGGCAGCATTTGCCAGAAAAAAGATACCCCAAGGGATCTGTCTATATGAAcaagaataaaatgttagaaagtaGTTTCAAAG GCGAGGAGATATTAAAAAGCAAGATGTTAGCTTTTGAAGAAATGCGGAAGAGGCTAGAAGAACAGCATGCCCAGCAGTTATCGCTACTCATAGCTGAGCAGGAAAGGGAACAGGAAAGATTGCAGAAG GAAATAgaagaacaggagaaaatgttaaaagagaagaAGGTGATTGCAGCTGAAGCGTCTGAATCGGGCAGCAACAATGCGGCGGACttagaatggagaaaaataaatgagtctgGTTTGCTGGAAACGATGCTGTCTCAGGTGGACTCACTCCGTCCTTCAAACTCAAATAGCTctg GTTTCACAAGTTCTGCCCTGCAGCACAGCTTTGCTTCTACAAACGAAGCACCCTTCTACCTCTGGGGCTCATCAACTAGTGGCTTGACCAAGCTCTCAGTAACAAGGCCTTTTGGAAGGGCCAAACCTAAATGGTCTCAG gttttcagTCCGGAAttacaaacaaaatttaataagATAACTGCAGTGGCAAAAGGATTTCTTACTCGAAGGCTTATGCAGACAGATAAGCTGAAACAACTTCGCCAAACTGTAAAA GACACTATGGAATTCATAAGGAGTTTTCAGTCAGAAGCGCCATTGAAGAGAGGAGTTGTTTCGGCACAAGATGCTTCTCTTCAGGAAAGAGTGTTAGCTCAG TTGCGAGCCGCCCTCTATGGTGTTCATGACATATTCTTTGTAATGGATGCCGCTGAAAGAATGTCTATTCTCCATCACGATCGAGAAGTTCGCAAAGAGAAGATGCTCAGGCAAATG GACAAAGTGAAAAGTCCACGAGTGGCCCTGTCGGCTGCAACACAGAAGTCTCTCGATAGGAGGAAGTACATGAA AGCTGCTGAAATGGGAATGCCAAATAAGAAATTTCTGGTTAAGCAGAATCCTTCCGAAACAAG CAGAGTCCTTCAGCCAAACCAAGGACAGAATGCACCCGTTCACAGGCTCCTCAGTAGACAAGG AACCCCTAAGACATCAGTGAAGGGGGTTGTGCAAAATAGACAGAAGTCTTCACAGAGCAGAGTGCCTAACAGAGCGCCTGTTTCAG GAGTATATGcaggaaaaatccaaagaaagcGGCCAAATGTTGCGACAATTTAA
- the CCP110 gene encoding centriolar coiled-coil protein of 110 kDa isoform X6, translating into MEEYEKFCENSLARIQEASLSTESFLPVQSESISLIRFHGVAVLSPLLNIEKRKEMQQEKQKALDVETRKHAIRKKALLTRVQEILENVQVRKAPNPSDFDPWETETVYSDSEVRNLNVPSTFPNILPSPTEHSTLGKLEKTTGILPLNHEDQFKANGTDSARDSEFNSLKHCDSSDVVTPVEKEASAKIPSAAPQETLLSDGLFPSSEELDPTLLEEVTPDPYIMSLQNLMKKSKEYIEREQSRRCLRTSAKRSVHESHSDKENEAVKVTDCGKEKAWPARPCASVIPDKPSLNKSNVLLQGASTQASSTNESVFGSFSKVDIPVRTGHRTVLDPESDFKVIPTFVPENNIIKSLTGSYAKLPSPEPSLSPKMHRRHSRPSSACHILINNPINACELSPKGKEQTVDLVVQDTDEKTNIPETVPKLPVDLVGVCPSKVYVTKNTSEAIQEVVVGKSNQVCQSSGNQLGNKVIPGLAVVEGQLTSDGRGPPKMDSTCPTMPRLHEPYATSQCIVSQNLGSVSALKSASVLEKNTCNLQMELNKSYDVKNPSPLLMQNQNARQQMDTPTVACGNELFLDNSFEKVKRRLDLDIDSLQKENCPYVLATGIAEQERQHLPEKRYPKGSVYMNKNKMLESSFKEGEEILKSKMLAFEEMRKRLEEQHAQQLSLLIAEQEREQERLQKEIEEQEKMLKEKKVIAAEASESGSNNAADLEWRKINESGLLETMLSQVDSLRPSNSNSSGFTSSALQHSFASTNEAPFYLWGSSTSGLTKLSVTRPFGRAKPKWSQDTMEFIRSFQSEAPLKRGVVSAQDASLQERVLAQLRAALYGVHDIFFVMDAAERMSILHHDREVRKEKMLRQMDKVKSPRVALSAATQKSLDRRKYMKAAEMGMPNKKFLVKQNPSETSRVLQPNQGQNAPVHRLLSRQGTPKTSVKGVVQNRQKSSQSRVPNRAPVSGVYAGKIQRKRPNVATI; encoded by the exons ATGGAGGAGTATGAGAAGTTCTGTGAGAATAGTCTTGCCAGAATCCAAGAGGCATCACTATCCACAGAGAGCTTTCTGCCTGTCCAGTCTGAAAGCATCTCACTTATTCGCTTCCATGGAGTGGCTGTGCTTTCTCCACTG CTTAAcattgagaaaagaaaggaaatgcaacaagaaaagcagaaagcaCTTGATGTAGAAACCAGAAAGCATGCTATTAGGAAGAAAGCTCTATTGACTCGGGTCCAAGAGATTCTTGAAAATGTTCAG gtTAGAAAAGCACCTAATCCCAGTGATTTTGATCCATGGGAGACTGAAACAGTTTATTCTGATTCAGAAGTCAGAAACTTGAATGTCCCTTccacatttccaaatatcttgCCAAGCCCTACTGAACACTCTACTTTAGGAAAGCTTGAAAAGACAACTGGAATTTTGCCATTGAATCATGAGGACCAATTTAAAGCTAATGGGACAGATTCAGCTAGGGACTCAGAATTTAATTCTCTGAAGCACTGTGATAGTTCAGATGTTGTTACCCCCGTGGAAAAGGAAGCTTCCGCAAAGATCCCCTCAGCAGCCCCTCAGGAAACTCTTCTGTCCGATGGTCTCTTCCCATCCAGTGAAGAACTGGACCCAACACTTTTGGAGGAAGTTACTCCAGATCCCTACATAATGAGTCTTCAGAACCTGATGAAAAAGTCAAAGGAGTATATAGAAAGAGAGCAATCTAGACGCTGTCTGAGAACTAGTGCGAAGAGGAGTGTCCACGAGAGTCACTCAGATAAGGAAAACGAAGCTGTGAAAGTGACCGACTGTGGGAAGGAGAAGGCGTGGCCTGCCAGACCCTGTGCTTCAGTGATTCCGGACAAACCAAGCCTTAATAAATCAAATGTTCTTCTCCAAGGTGCTTCCACTCAAGCAAGCAGCACGAATGAGTCCGTGTTCGGTAGCTTTTCTAAAGTGGACATACCCGTACGAACTGGCCATCGCACTGTTTTAGACCCCGAATCTGATTTTAAAGTCATTCCCACTTTTGTTCCCGAGAATAACATTATCAAAAGTCTTACTGGTTCATATGCCAAATTACCTAGTCCAGAACCAAGCCTGAGTCCTAAAATGCATCGAAGGCATTCGAGGCCATCATCAGCATGTCATATTCTTATAAATAACCCGATAAATGCCTGTGAGTTAAGTCCTAAAGGAAAAGAGCAGACAGTAGACTTAGTTGTTCAAGATActgatgaaaaaacaaacataccTGAAACTGTGCCAAAGTTACCAGTTGATTTAGTAGGAGTTTGTCCAAGCAAGGTTTATGTCACCAAAAATACATCTGAAGCCATACAGGAAGTGGTTGTAGGTAAATCAAATCAGGTATGCCAGTCTTCAGGAAATCAGTTAGGAAACAAGGTCATTCCTGGACTTGCCGTCGTGGAAGGTCAGTTAACGTCCGATGGGAGAGGACCACCCAAGATGGACAGTACGTGTCCTACAATGCCAAGATTGCATGAGCCATATGCCACCAGTCAGTGTATAGTGAGTCAAAACTTGGGAAGCGTGAGTGCCCTCAAGTCAGCCAGTGTGCTGGAGAAAAACACCTGTAATTTACAAATGGAACTGAATAAGTCTTATGATGTAAAAAACCCATCTCCTTTATTGATGCAAAACCAGAATGCCAGACAGCAGATGGACACCCCTACAGTGGCCTGTGGCAATGAACTGTTTTTGGATAACAGTTTTGAGAAAGTTAAACGGAGACTTGATTTAGATATTGATAGTTTGCAAAAAGAAAACTGCCCTTATGTCTTAGCGACAGGAATAGCTGAACAGGAAAGGCAGCATTTGCCAGAAAAAAGATACCCCAAGGGATCTGTCTATATGAAcaagaataaaatgttagaaagtaGTTTCAAAG AAGGCGAGGAGATATTAAAAAGCAAGATGTTAGCTTTTGAAGAAATGCGGAAGAGGCTAGAAGAACAGCATGCCCAGCAGTTATCGCTACTCATAGCTGAGCAGGAAAGGGAACAGGAAAGATTGCAGAAG GAAATAgaagaacaggagaaaatgttaaaagagaagaAGGTGATTGCAGCTGAAGCGTCTGAATCGGGCAGCAACAATGCGGCGGACttagaatggagaaaaataaatgagtctgGTTTGCTGGAAACGATGCTGTCTCAGGTGGACTCACTCCGTCCTTCAAACTCAAATAGCTctg GTTTCACAAGTTCTGCCCTGCAGCACAGCTTTGCTTCTACAAACGAAGCACCCTTCTACCTCTGGGGCTCATCAACTAGTGGCTTGACCAAGCTCTCAGTAACAAGGCCTTTTGGAAGGGCCAAACCTAAATGGTCTCAG GACACTATGGAATTCATAAGGAGTTTTCAGTCAGAAGCGCCATTGAAGAGAGGAGTTGTTTCGGCACAAGATGCTTCTCTTCAGGAAAGAGTGTTAGCTCAG TTGCGAGCCGCCCTCTATGGTGTTCATGACATATTCTTTGTAATGGATGCCGCTGAAAGAATGTCTATTCTCCATCACGATCGAGAAGTTCGCAAAGAGAAGATGCTCAGGCAAATG GACAAAGTGAAAAGTCCACGAGTGGCCCTGTCGGCTGCAACACAGAAGTCTCTCGATAGGAGGAAGTACATGAA AGCTGCTGAAATGGGAATGCCAAATAAGAAATTTCTGGTTAAGCAGAATCCTTCCGAAACAAG CAGAGTCCTTCAGCCAAACCAAGGACAGAATGCACCCGTTCACAGGCTCCTCAGTAGACAAGG AACCCCTAAGACATCAGTGAAGGGGGTTGTGCAAAATAGACAGAAGTCTTCACAGAGCAGAGTGCCTAACAGAGCGCCTGTTTCAG GAGTATATGcaggaaaaatccaaagaaagcGGCCAAATGTTGCGACAATTTAA